Proteins encoded within one genomic window of Paracoccus sp. MA:
- a CDS encoding efflux transporter outer membrane subunit: MISPSRFLGPALLLLAAGCTAVGPDPDDRPAIPVPATFAEGETASAGKVATRAFWAEYRDPVLNELIARGLKQNLDEAAARERIRAAAADLRGTGVLAAQTSGSADASRERGSTAGAAVQNVTTSSLGANFVFDLFGGARRQRQGAAASLEAAKADLGTARLAWIAELIDAYSDARYYQQALALTRQTVSSREETVRITREQREFGVVSEFDMAQAEALLAAARAEIPGYQAQFDAQVFSIATLLNEPASSVQAQMRRGSGQPRIPGSARAGVPADLLRNRPDVRSAEYDLAAALAAVGVATADLLPSLTLTGSVSESGGAKTWGFGPAISFPVLNQGALQATRARRIAEGREAEIAWRASVSQAVEDVQVAQSNLRRYRQQAAALEGAAAAYDRAYRLARTSFAEGGLALLDLLDSDRSTASARLSAASARNQAAKEWAALQIATGAGAGEVVLVRR; the protein is encoded by the coding sequence GTGATTTCCCCTTCCCGATTCCTCGGCCCGGCGCTGCTGCTTCTGGCGGCGGGCTGCACGGCCGTCGGACCCGATCCCGACGACCGACCCGCAATCCCCGTGCCCGCGACCTTCGCCGAAGGCGAGACCGCATCCGCCGGCAAGGTCGCCACCCGCGCCTTCTGGGCCGAATATCGCGACCCGGTGCTGAACGAGCTGATCGCGCGCGGCCTGAAGCAGAACCTGGACGAGGCGGCCGCGCGCGAGCGCATCCGCGCCGCCGCCGCCGACCTGCGCGGCACCGGGGTGCTGGCGGCGCAGACATCCGGCTCGGCCGATGCGTCGCGCGAACGCGGCTCCACGGCGGGCGCGGCGGTGCAGAACGTTACCACCTCCAGCCTTGGCGCGAATTTCGTCTTCGACCTGTTCGGCGGCGCCCGGCGCCAAAGGCAGGGCGCGGCGGCCAGCCTCGAGGCCGCCAAGGCGGATCTGGGCACGGCGCGGCTGGCTTGGATCGCCGAGCTGATCGACGCCTATAGCGACGCGCGCTATTACCAGCAGGCCCTGGCGCTGACGCGGCAGACGGTTTCGAGCCGCGAGGAAACCGTCCGCATCACCCGCGAGCAGCGCGAGTTCGGCGTGGTCAGCGAGTTCGACATGGCCCAGGCCGAGGCGCTGCTGGCTGCCGCGCGGGCCGAGATCCCGGGCTATCAGGCACAGTTCGACGCGCAGGTTTTCAGCATCGCGACGCTGCTCAACGAACCGGCCAGCTCGGTTCAGGCGCAGATGCGGCGCGGCTCGGGCCAGCCCCGCATTCCCGGCAGCGCCCGCGCCGGCGTGCCGGCAGACCTCTTGCGCAACCGGCCCGATGTGCGCTCGGCCGAATACGACCTGGCCGCGGCGCTGGCGGCGGTGGGGGTGGCGACGGCCGACCTGCTGCCCTCGCTGACGCTAACGGGTTCGGTCAGCGAAAGCGGCGGGGCGAAGACCTGGGGCTTCGGCCCGGCGATCTCGTTTCCGGTGCTGAACCAGGGCGCGCTGCAGGCCACCCGCGCGCGGCGCATCGCCGAGGGGCGCGAGGCCGAGATCGCCTGGCGGGCCAGCGTGTCGCAGGCGGTCGAGGACGTGCAGGTCGCGCAATCGAACCTGCGCCGCTATCGCCAGCAGGCCGCGGCGCTGGAAGGCGCGGCAGCGGCCTATGACCGGGCCTATCGGCTGGCCCGGACCAGCTTTGCCGAGGGCGGGCTGGCGCTTCTGGACCTGCTCGATTCCGACCGCTCGACGGCCAGCGCCCGGCTCTCGGCCGCCTCGGCCCGCAACCAGGCCGCCAAGGAATGGGCGGCGCTGCAGATCGCCACGGGCGCCGGTGCCGGCGAGGTGGTGCTGGTCAGACGCTAG
- a CDS encoding aldehyde dehydrogenase family protein produces the protein MKDRNEIQGNLIGGEWLSDGDCRPDVNPSDTRDIIGFFASADRAAVDQAVHAARSAFPAWASAGPQVRHDLLDAVGTELLARKEEIGRLLAREEGKTLPEAMGETVRAGQVFKFFAGEALRVAGDAQQSVRPGIDVAVTREPLGVIALITPWNFPIAIPAWKIAPALAYGNCVVLKPAELTPGCAHVIAQLLHKHGCPAGVFNLVMGQGSVLGDALVSHPGIDAVSFTGSVATGSRIAATCGTLRRKVQLEMGGKNPMVVMDDADLQTAVQACLNGAFFSTGQRCTASSRLIVQKGIHDAFVERLGREMRALRVGDALQPDTQIGPVVDQRQLDSNLAYVDLARSEAAEVLGGERLELDKPGFYQAPALFLNTTNGARINREEIFGPCASVIQVEDFDEALATANDTEFGLSAGICTGSLKHASEFRRRVEAGMVMVNLPTAGVDYHVPFGGRKGSSFGPREQGRYAAEFYTVVKTAYQLA, from the coding sequence ATGAAAGACAGGAACGAAATCCAGGGCAACCTGATCGGCGGCGAATGGCTGTCGGACGGCGACTGCCGCCCCGATGTGAACCCTTCCGATACCCGCGACATCATCGGGTTCTTTGCCTCTGCGGACCGCGCCGCGGTCGATCAGGCCGTCCACGCTGCCCGGTCGGCCTTTCCGGCTTGGGCCTCCGCCGGTCCGCAGGTCCGGCACGACCTGCTTGATGCCGTCGGCACCGAATTGCTGGCGCGCAAGGAAGAGATCGGGCGCCTCCTTGCACGGGAAGAAGGCAAGACCCTGCCCGAGGCGATGGGCGAGACCGTCCGCGCGGGCCAGGTCTTCAAGTTCTTTGCCGGAGAGGCGCTGCGCGTCGCCGGCGATGCCCAGCAGTCGGTCCGCCCCGGCATCGACGTCGCCGTCACCAGAGAGCCTTTGGGCGTCATCGCCCTGATCACGCCCTGGAACTTTCCGATCGCCATCCCGGCCTGGAAGATCGCGCCCGCGCTTGCCTATGGCAATTGCGTGGTGCTGAAGCCCGCCGAACTGACGCCGGGCTGCGCCCATGTGATCGCGCAGCTTCTGCACAAGCATGGCTGCCCGGCCGGCGTCTTCAACCTGGTGATGGGGCAGGGTTCGGTCTTGGGCGATGCCCTGGTGTCGCATCCGGGAATCGATGCGGTGTCCTTCACGGGTTCGGTGGCGACCGGCTCGCGCATCGCCGCGACATGCGGCACCCTGCGCCGGAAGGTCCAGCTTGAGATGGGCGGCAAGAATCCGATGGTGGTGATGGACGACGCCGATCTGCAGACCGCGGTTCAGGCCTGCCTGAATGGCGCCTTCTTCTCGACCGGGCAGCGTTGCACGGCGTCTTCGCGGCTGATCGTGCAGAAAGGCATCCACGATGCCTTTGTCGAGAGGCTTGGCCGCGAAATGCGGGCCCTGCGCGTCGGGGATGCCTTGCAGCCGGATACCCAGATCGGGCCGGTGGTCGATCAGCGCCAGCTTGATTCCAACCTTGCCTATGTGGACCTGGCCCGAAGCGAAGCCGCCGAGGTGCTTGGCGGCGAGCGGCTGGAGCTGGACAAGCCCGGTTTCTACCAGGCGCCGGCCCTGTTCCTGAACACGACGAACGGCGCCCGCATCAACCGCGAGGAAATCTTCGGCCCCTGCGCTTCCGTCATCCAGGTCGAGGATTTCGACGAGGCCCTGGCCACTGCCAACGACACGGAATTTGGCCTTTCGGCCGGCATCTGCACGGGCAGCCTGAAACACGCCTCGGAATTCCGCCGTAGGGTCGAGGCGGGAATGGTCATGGTGAATCTTCCGACCGCAGGCGTCGATTATCATGTGCCGTTCGGAGGGCGTAAGGGCTCGTCCTTCGGCCCGCGGGAACAGGGCCGCTATGCTGCCGAGTTCTACACGGTGGTGAAGACAGCTTATCAGCTGGCCTAG